A window of Variovorax sp. HW608 genomic DNA:
TGGAAATAGAGAAACGGGCTGTAGGAGCCCAGCTTCGAGACGCAGAGCCCGAGCAGGAGGACCGTGAGGAGCGCCATGAATGGGGTGAACACGAGCGAGGCGCGCGGCCGGCCGGCCAGCGACTGGGCCAGCGGAACCCAGCGTTGCAGCGTGATGGTCGGCGGCAGCGCAAGGCAGATGAAGAGGCCGACCAGCAAGGTCTGGAAGAATTCCGGCTTGCGGGACGGGACGGGCCCGAACTCGGTGAATGCCTCCAGCGCAGTTCCGTGGAAGCCGAGCATGCCCTTGTAGATCTCCATCGCGGCATGCATGCTTTCCGCGCGGAACACGACCCAGGCGATCATGACGCACAGGAACGTGAGGAACCAGCCGAGGACCTTCGCCAGCCGGCCGGGCTTTGCGTCGCGGCGAACCTTGCCGTTCCAGAGATGGTTGATCACGAGGTACATGCCGTGCAGGCCGCCCCAGATCACGAAGGTCCATGCGGCGCCGTGCCACAGGCCGCCCAGCAGCATGGTGATGAACAGGTTCAGGTAGCGGCGCGCCGGCCCCTTGCGATTCCCGCCCAGCGGGATGTAGAGATAGTCCCGCAGGAAGGTCGACAGGGAGATGTGCCAGCGGCGCCAGAACTCGATGATGTTGGTCGACTTGTAGGGCGCGTTGAAGTTGAGCGGCAGCTTCACCCCCAGGCACAACGACAGGCCGACGGCCATGTCCGAATAGCCCGAGAAGTCGAAATAGATTTGCAGGGTGTAGGCCAGCACGCCAAGCCATGCCGTGTAGATCCCGGGCGCCGTGCCGTTGTGGACGCCGTTGAACATGAGGTCGGCGTACTCGCCCACCTTGTCGCCGAAGAGGAGCTTCTTGGCCAGACCGAAGACGAAGATCGCCAGGCCGAGCGAGACTTTGTCGAGATCGATGCGGTAGGTCGCCGGATTCGCGAACTGCGGCATCATCTGCGCGTGATGCAGCACCGGGCCCGCGATCAGATGAGGGAAGTAGGTGACGAAGAGCAGATAGTGCACGAAGCTGCGTTCGTGGACCTTGTCCTGCCAGCAGTCCACCAGGAACGCGATCTGCGTGAAGGTATAGAAGGAAATGCCGATCGGCAGGGCGATATGCAGCATCGGCAGCGGCGTGAATCCCGCCGCGGCAATCCCTGCATTCACGTTGCCGAGGAAGAAGTTCGCGTATTTGAAAGTCGCCAGCACTGCGAGATTCACGACCAGCGCGAGCACGAGCATGCGCTTTCGTCCCGCGTCGGTGCGGCCGGGGCCGCGCGTCAGGCGGAGGCCCGCCCAGTAGTTGAAGCAGATCGATGCCAACAGCAGCGGCAGGGCCTCGACGCTCCACCAGCCGTAGAAGAACAGCGACGAAAGCGCGAGAAAGCCGGCTGCAGCGCGTACATTTCGCCTTCCGATAAGGAAGAACCCGAAGAGGACGATCGGGAAAAAGCAGAAGATGAACGCGTAGGAGTTGAAGAGCATCTTGGGGGAGCGTTGCCGCGGGGCTCGCTGGCACGCCGCTTTCTTTTTCTCCGGCGCTGAAGGCCGGCCAACCGTGGATTATCGCGCGCCTGCGCCAGTCCACTGTTCCCAGAGACCCTCGACGTGCCAGGAGAGTTCCGCCAGCCCCAGGCCATCGTTGTAGATCAGGGCGTCCGC
This region includes:
- a CDS encoding MBOAT family O-acyltransferase, coding for MLFNSYAFIFCFFPIVLFGFFLIGRRNVRAAAGFLALSSLFFYGWWSVEALPLLLASICFNYWAGLRLTRGPGRTDAGRKRMLVLALVVNLAVLATFKYANFFLGNVNAGIAAAGFTPLPMLHIALPIGISFYTFTQIAFLVDCWQDKVHERSFVHYLLFVTYFPHLIAGPVLHHAQMMPQFANPATYRIDLDKVSLGLAIFVFGLAKKLLFGDKVGEYADLMFNGVHNGTAPGIYTAWLGVLAYTLQIYFDFSGYSDMAVGLSLCLGVKLPLNFNAPYKSTNIIEFWRRWHISLSTFLRDYLYIPLGGNRKGPARRYLNLFITMLLGGLWHGAAWTFVIWGGLHGMYLVINHLWNGKVRRDAKPGRLAKVLGWFLTFLCVMIAWVVFRAESMHAAMEIYKGMLGFHGTALEAFTEFGPVPSRKPEFFQTLLVGLFICLALPPTITLQRWVPLAQSLAGRPRASLVFTPFMALLTVLLLGLCVSKLGSYSPFLYFQF